One region of Zingiber officinale cultivar Zhangliang chromosome 7B, Zo_v1.1, whole genome shotgun sequence genomic DNA includes:
- the LOC122007214 gene encoding ubiquitin carboxyl-terminal hydrolase 23-like → MAEGTPLPTNLQERAAISVTAQVEALFHRRIEFHPNRKPLSSFPNGDFRLETLNPSSGPDTSAQKIGGASMPSKGSRSVESEFYEFGFDQELSCRITFRRIGAGLANLGNTCFLNSVLQCLTYTEPFAAYLQSGKHKSSCNTAGFCAMCALQNHVITALQSSGKIVSPSHLVKNLRCVSRSFRNSRQEDAHEYMVNLLESMHKCCLPSGVPSESPSAYEKSLVHKIFGGRLQSQVKCMQCNYSSNKFDPFLDLSLEIVKADSLLKALAHYTKVEQLDGGQKQYQCQNCKEKVRALKQLTIYKAPHVLTIHLKRFYSHDPGQKIDKKVEFEPSLDLKPFVSDQQGGNLKYTLYGVLVHAGWSTRSGHYYCYVRTSSGLWHSLDDNQVRQVSEKTVLAQKAYMLFYVRNRSSIPKGFENSFHKDRANQNGKKLIPQSSLVLNGVVQNGLTEKYHSPMEPTSSQLQISGAVAHSASAMNVSSNELSTQTLSPLLNGGTSENKIPELETNNQVLGVKHSTLKDGSSIKKGLQQTTSSAPFSKSSVKLPVEKVLKEVYEVLDSEKDLFQVAVENSISDLPQDVDGEDERSHASCRPLECAHQNGHSSNLQSEDDNAKQENLAASVKMLKKLHNPMKLRRLAKYAQKGLPFGRHHSFLASLNLSVIQRSKKNKKFHLRLKDSQKHECVCQKDQALSTSGAVNNVSAGKGSSSKHSRSEMIKGSIDQAMKIRDYCNESFDHADKKEEVTEKDETLSPELPISSSDSTIKSLNSRLTVENEEVNGKDVIFAPQLPIISSNPTEKSVNSRITFAGDQVRLQKDFTNMLMMGLEISVPRWDDAKLHKLGQNGLESSRSTSIGYVLDEWNEEYDRGKRKKLRKSLQSFDGPNLFQQTANQKARQNFKAKFETEQSANQPFRIC, encoded by the exons ATGGCGGAGGGGACGCCCTTGCCGACCAATTTGCAGGAAAGGGCGGCCATCTCCGTCACGGCTCAGGTGGAAGCCTTGTTCCATAGGAGGATTGAGTTCCATCCCAATCGGAAGCCGTTATCTTCCTTCCCCAACGGGGATTTCCGCCTTGAGACTCTGAACCCCAGCTCGGGTCCCGATACATCTGCACAGAAAATAGGAGGAGCCTCCATGCCATCGAAGGGGAGTCGATCGGTGGAGTCGGAGTTTTACGAGTTTGGATTCGATCAAGAGCTTAGCTGTAGAATCACCTTCCGGAGGATA GGTGCTGGTCTGGCAAATCTTGGCAATACTTGTTTTCTTAATTCGGTTCTTCAGTGCCTTACATATACTGAGCCTTTTGCAGCTTATTTGCAAAGTGGAAAGCATAAATCTTCTT GTAATACTGCTGGATTTTGTGCAATGTGTGCCCTTCAGAATCATGTCATTACTGCTTTACAGTCAAGTGGAAAGATAGTTTCACCTTCACATCTTGTTAAGAACTTACGTT GTGTATCACGCAGTTTCCGAAATTCAAGACAAGAAGATGCTCATGAGTATATGGTTAACTTGCTAGAATCAATGCATAAATGCTGTTTACCATCTGGAGTACCAAGTGAGTCCCCCAGTGCCTATGAAAAAAGCTTGGTACACAAGATATTTGGTGGCCGATTGCAGAGTCAG GTTAAATGCATGCAGTGTAACTACTCTTCTAATAAGTTTGATCCCTTCTTAGACTTGAGTCTTGAAATAGTGAAGGCTGACTCTTTGCTGAAGGCACTTGCCCATTACACCAAGGTGGAGCAATTAGATGGAGGTCAGAAGCAATACCAGTGCCAAAACTGCAAGGAGAAAGTCAGGGCCCTCAAGCAACTTACCATTTACAAGGCTCCCCATGTTCTTACCATTCATCTCAAGCGTTTTTATTCTCATGATCCTGGTCAAAAGATTGACAAAAAGGTGGAATTTGAACCAAGTTTGGATTTAAAACCTTTTGTCAGCGATCAACAG GGTGGAAATCTAAAATATACACTTTATGGTGTATTAGTACATGCAGGGTGGAGTACCCGCTCTGGACACTATTATTGTTATGTTCGTACCTCAAGTGGCTTGTGGCATTCTCTGGATGATAATCAG GTACGCCAGGTAAGTGAGAAGACTGTTTTGGCACAGAAAGcatatatgttattttatgtacGGAACAGAAGTTCTATACCCAAGGGATTTGAAAATTCGTTCCACAAAGACAGGGCTAATCAAAATGGAAAGAAATTGATTCCCCAGTCATCCTTGGTTTTGAATGGTGTTGTTCAAAATGGTTTGACAGAAAAATACCATAGTCCTATGGAACCCACCTCTTCCCAATTGCAAATTTCAGGTGCTGTTGCTCATTCTGCTTCGGCTATGAATGTTTCATCAAACGAACTTTCAACACAAACACTGTCTcccttgctgaatggtggcactTCTGAAAATAAAATTCCTGAACTAGAAACTAATAACCAGGTACTTGGAGTGAAACATTCCACTTTGAAAGACGGAAGCTCCATTAAGAAAGGATTGCAGCAAACAACATCATCTGCACCATTTTCTAAAAGTTCAGTGAAGCTTCCTGTTGAAAAGGTTTTGAAGGAGGTATATGAAGTTTTGGATTCAGAGAAGGATCTGTTCCAAGTTGCTGTTGAAAATAGCATCTCTGATCTACCCCAGGATGTCGATGGTGAAGATGAAAGATCTCATGCTTCTTGTCGTCCACTCGAATGTGCACATCAAAATGGACACTCATCTAATCTGCAATCTGAAGATGACAATGCTAAACAGGAAAATCTTGCTGCTTCAGTAAAAATGTTGAAGAAACTGCATAATCCCATGAAACTGAGGAGGCTTGCTAAATATGCCCAGAAGGGCCTGCCATTTGGTCGCCATCATTCATTTCTTGCTTCTTTAAACCTGTCAGTGATCCAAAGatccaagaaaaacaaaaaattcCATTTAAGATTAAAAGATTCACAGAAACATGAGTGTGTCTGTCAAAAAGACCAGGCTTTGTCCACGTCTGGGGCTGTTAATAATGTTTCTGCAGGTAAGGGTTCTTCATCAAAACATTCTCGAtctgaaatgatcaaaggaagtaTTGACCAAGCTATGAAGATCAGGGACTACTGCAATGAATCATTTGATCATGCAGACAAAAAGGAAGAGGTTACTGAAAAAGATGAGACTCTTTCCCCTGAGTTGCCAATATCTAGCTCAGATTCCACCATAAAATCACTTAATTCAAGGCTCACTGTTGAAAATGAAGAGGTGAATGGGAAAGATGTGATATTTGCCCCTCAGTTGCCAATAATTAGCTCAAATCCCACCGAAAAATCAGTTAACTCGAGAATCACCTTTGCTGGTGACCAAGTAAGATTGCAGAAAGATTTTACGAATATGCTTATGATGGGGTTGGAGATTTCTG TTCCTAGATGGGATGATGCTAAATTGCATAAATTAGGGCAGAATGGTTTAGAAAGTTCGAGAAGTACCAGTATTGGCTATGTATTAGATGAATG GAATGAGGAATACGATCGTGGCAAACGAAAGAAGTTAAGAAAATCCCTACAGTCTTTTGACGGACCGAACCTATTCCAACAGACTGCCAACCAAAAAGCACGACAGAATTTCAAGGCAAAGTTTGAAACTGAGCAATCAGCGAACCAACCGTTCAGGATATGTTGA